CTGAAAAGAAATAAAGTATAACTTTGTGGTAGGAGAATTTGTTTTGAATACCTCATATTAATTAGAAAAAGCAATGAACGATTATCGTATTTTAGTTGTAGACGATGAAGAGGACCTTTGCGAGATCCTGAAATTCAACCTTGAAAATGAAGGGTATGAAGTGGACACGGCCCACTCTGCCGAAGAGGCATTGAAAATGGATATCGGTAGCTACAGCTTGTTGCTACTGGACGTGATGATGGGAGAAATATCCGGTTTCAAAATGGCCAGCCTACTAAAGAAAGATAAGAAAACCGCTCAGGTACCTATTATATTCATCACTGCCAAGGATACGGAAAATGATACGGTAACCGGCTTCAATCTGGGAGCTGATGATTACATCTCCAAACCTTTCTCTCTGCGTGAAGTCATCGCACGCGTCAAAGCTGTATTGCGCCGCACCCAACAAGGAGAACAAGAACGGGCACCGGAGCAAATCAGCTACAAAACATTAGTCATTGATATTGTGAAAAAGAAAGTTAGTATCGATGGGGAGGAAGCCCCTCTCACCAAAAAAGAATTTGAGATATTACTTTTACTCCTCCAGAGCAAAGGACGCGTATTCTCCCGCGAAGATATACTGGCACGGATATGGAGCGACGAGGTCTATGTACTGGACCGCACCATCGATGTGAACATCACCCGTTTGCGTAAGAAAATAGGTATTTATGGAAAATGCATCGTAACTCGCTTAGGATATGGATACTGCTTCGAAGCTGAATAATACCACACATTTCCTGTCGTTCAGCCGAAGGTTATTTCTTTCGGTCATTTCACTGTTTCTGGTATTTGCCGGATGCTTCCTGGCGTATCAATACCAACGTGAAAAAGAATACAAGGTAGATCTGCTGGATATACAGCTACAGGACTATAATGAACGGTTGCACCAGGAGCTTGCCCGCATTCCGGACAGCTTATGGAACACCACACTGGAACGATACCTACAAAAATACATCAAACAGGATTTACGTATTACGGTAGTTAATGTACAGGGTGACGTATTATATGACAGCTACGAAAATCAGAAATTAGGCAATCATATCAACCGCCCGGAAGTGCAAAAAGCACTGGCAGAAGGAAAAGGGTATGATGTACGCCGTACTTCCGAAACAACGGGAGTGCCCTACTTCTATTCCGCCACACTCTATGAGGGCTACATCATACGTTCCGCCCTCCCCTACGACCTGAACCTTGTAAGACACCTTGCAGCAGACCAGCACTACATCTGGTTTACCCTCATCGTATCATTACTATTAATTTTCATCTTCTACAAATTCACCTCTAAACTGGGGACAGCCATCAATCAGCTACGTGAGTTTGCCAAACGTGCTGACAAGAATGAGCCTGTGGAAACAGATATGCAATCCGCCTTCCCGCACAACGAACTGGGAGAGATTTCACAGCATATCATCCAGATATACAAGCGACTGCGGGAAACCAAAGAGGCGCTATACATTGAACGGGAGAAATTGATCACCCACTTACAAACCTCGCATGAAGGATTGGGCGTATTCAATAAGGACAAGAAAGAAATCCTGGTCAACAACCTGTTCACACAGTACAGCAATCTGATTTCAGACTCCAACCTGCAAACAACAGAGGAAATATTCTCCATCAGTGAGTTCCAGAAAATCACGGATTTCATCAACAAAGCTCCCAAGCGTCCGGGCAAGGAAGAAAAGCGTATGTCTATCAGCATCAATAAGAATGGACGTATGTTTATTGTGGAATGTATTATATTCCAGGATTTAAGCTTCGAGATATCCATCAATGACATCACTCAGGAAGAAGAGCAGATCCGCCTGAAACGCCAGTTGACGCAAAACATCGCACATGAACTGAAGACTCCGGTCAGTAGCATACAGGGATATTTGGAAACCATCGTCAACAATGAAAACATTTCCCGGGAGAAGATGCAGACATTCATAGAGCGATGTTATGCCCAAAGCAACCGGTTAAGCCGACTGCTACGCGACATCTCCGTATTAACGCGTATGGACGAAGCCGCCAACATGATCGACATGGAGAAAGTAGACATCAGCCTGTTGGTAGGCAATATCGTAAACGAGGTATCCTTGGAACTGGAAGAAAAGCATATCACCGTAGTCAACTCCCTAAAACCGAAGATACAACTACGGGGAAATTACTCCCTGCTATACTCCATTTTCCGCAACCTGATGGACAATGCCATTGCTTATGCAGGCACGGATATACGCATCAACATCAGCTGTTTCCGCGAGGACGAGAACTTCTACTACTTTAGTTTTGCCGATACCGGCGTGGGCGTCTCTCCCGAACATCTGAACCGCTTATTCGAACGCTTCTACCGGGTGGATAAAGGACGCTCACGCAAACTGGGCGGTACAGGATTGGGATTGGCTATCGTAAAGAACTCGGTAATCATCCATGGAGGTACCATTTCGGCCAAGAACAACCAAGGGGGCGGATTAGAATTCGTATTCACCCTGGCAAAGGAAAAGTAAGAAACGGTTTGCACTAACCACTTTTTTCCTTATCTTTGCGATGCATTGGTTTACTGTCTTTGTTCGGAGACGGTAATTAAAAGGGAATCAGGTGCAAGTCCTGAACAGTCCCGCTGCTGTAAGTTTCATGATAGGTTGCAGGCAAACTACCAATAGCCACTGGAAGTCCGCTTCCGGGAAGGCGCCTGGCAACAGAAACAAGTCAGAAGACCTGCCATGCACTGTTTTTATCACTGCTTTCGAGGAAAAAGCGTTGAGTCTAAATGAAACGGGCAAATCGTCCCCTCATTTCATTCATCCACTCTGCTTCAAAGAAAGTAAGGAACAATAAACTCTGCCAAGTTTATTTGAATGGTGTCCGGTCGAAGGGATTTCGCCCGGACATTTTATTCTGTAACTTTCCCAAAACAAATTTCATCATCCGCGTGTTATACATACAGTAAACAATCAATACGAAGAGTTATGGAAGCAGATTATAAACTGATCGACAATGAAGAACGTCACCAATATGAGTTCCATGTCGATCAATATACTCCAAAGATTGAGTATATAAAATCAACGAATGGGGAGATTTACCTGACACACACCGAAGTACCCACTCAACTGGGTGGTAAAGGCATCGGCAGCCAGTTAGTAGAAAAAGCATTAAAAGATATAGAAAAACAAGGACTTAGATTAGTACCTCTCTGCCCGTTTGTAGCGGGATACATTCACAAACATCCCGAATGGAAAAGAATTGTAATGAAAGGTATTCACATTCAATAATAAATAGTTATGAATATAAAGAAAGAATATACGAACGGGGAAGTGACCATCATCTGGCAACCCGGCCTGTGCCAACATGCAGGCATTTGTACCAAGACCCTTCCGAATGTGTATCATCCGAAAGAAAAACCGTGGATAACGGCTGAAAATGCAACGACGGAAGAATTGATCGCTCAAATCAAGAAATGCCCGTCAGGAGCATTAAGTTACAGAATGAATAACGAGAAAGAAGATAAATAAAAGAAATGAGGTTACCCCTTCAATATATGAATTCGGGTAACCTCATTTGTATTATGAAAAAGAAAGTAGTTATGTACGTTCCAATTGAACAGTGAAATGACGCATCAGGGGAGCCTCCCAAGTAATACGGACTCCATTAGTAATACTTTCACGACGGTCGAAAACATTCTTCAACGCTACTGCTATCACGTTCATGTGATTATCCGTATATACGCGGCGGGGAATAGCAAGACGCAATAAATCCAATCCGGTAAAACGGTTCTCACGAGTAACCGGATCACGGTCTGCCAGAATATAACCGATTTCACATCCTCTGATACCGGCTTCAAGATACAATTCAACCGTTAGAGTCTGTGCCGGGAATTCATTCTTCGGTACATGCGTCAGTACCTTCGTTGCATCCACAAAAATGGCATGTCCGCCTGCTGGACGCTGATAAGGAATACCGTATTCATCCAACTTCTTTGCCAGATATTCTACCTGACGGATGCGGGTTTCCAGATTATCAAATTCCGTATTCTCATCCAGTCCTGTGGCAAGTGCATTCATGTCACGACCATTCATACCACCGTAAGTAAGATACCCTTCATATTGCACGCAAAAGCCTTTGGCACCTTCGTACCAATCTTTTTTTCGTGTAGCAATGAAGCCTCCCATATTGACGATACCATCCTTCTTGGCACTCATAGTCATACCATCTGCCAGTTCGAACATCTCTTTCGTAATTTCCTTGATTGTTTTACCGCTATAGCCATCTTCACGCATTTTGATGAAGTAAGCATTTTCCGCAAAACGTGCGGAGTCAAATAATACAGGTTTATGATACTTATCCGCAAGAGCACGGACTTCACGAAGGTTCTGCATGGATACGGGCTGTCCGCCGGCCGTGTTGTTCGTAATGGTAACGATGATAAACGGTATACGGTCAGCATGCTCCTGCAATGCTTTTTCCAATTTCACAGGATCGACATTGCCTTTAAAAGGTATTTCCAACTGAGTATTTTTCGCTTCATCGATGGTGCAATCCAAAGCAATGGCCTTCCGGCCCTCGATATGCCCCTTGGTGGTATCAAAGTGAGAGTTACCCGGAACAATATCTCCCTCATGTACCAGGTAAGAGAAAAGCACATTCTCGGCTGCACGTCCCTGATGGGTGGGAATGACATATTCAAAACCAGTCAGACGGGTGATCACTTCTTTCAGGTTGAAGAAGGAGGAAGCACCTGCATAACTTTCGTCGCCCAACATCATCGCTGCCCATTGGCGATCGCTCATTGCTCCCGTACCGGAGTCGGTTATCAAATCGATATATACTTGCTCGGATTTCAGCTGGAACACATTGTAATGGGCTTCTTTCAGCCACTGCTCACGTTCCTGGCGGGTACTCTTCCGAATGGGTTCCACCATTTTAATTTTCCAAGACTCTGCAAAAGGTAATTCCATAGTGCTTGCTTATTATTTTGACATTTAGTTAACAAAAAGACCCGTAGAAAATCTTCCACGGGTCGAATATAAGCATTTATACAGGATTAAACAAAAGTTTTACTATCTTTTTGTCAACAGTTCATTCCTTTGACAGAAATTTCTTCTTCTCCTTCTTACTCATCTCCCGCACAACAATCGCGACAGGATGCCAGGACTTATACATCACACGAGGTTCAGGCTTGCCTACTTCCTCCTGAGAAAGACAAAAATCAGGTACATACGAGTAATCCGGCTGATCGGGACAATAAATACTGAAACGCAAATGGGAACCCTGCTTGTAGTTCTCTCCGCCAATGATGCCAAGCGGCTGTCCCGGAATCACCTCTTCACCCGGAGAAACAAAGATCCCTCCATTCTGGAATAATTTATAACGGGCAAAAGTTCCGTCCTTATGGAAAACTTCCAGATAATTTTCCGTAGCATGAAACGATGTATTTTCAGAAGTGGAAGCGGCATTATCAACAACCTCGGTCACAAGTCCGCCACGGGAAGCAAAAATGGTATCACCGGCAGTAGTAGAAAAACCAAGTCCCGTAATGCGTTTCTCTCCTTCCTTCCCAAAGAATTTCTCTAAAGACACCATCCGGTTAACCCGAACCACCTTGCCAGGCGCTAAAGGGAAAAGGTATACAAAATTAGTATCTGCCTTCAAACGGTTATTTCCTTTTCTATAGGTATAGCGATAGGAGAATCCAATCGGAACATTTTCCGTAGACGGACGCAAAGTCAACAGCCGTGTTTTGCCATAATGAATGACGGCATCATAAATCTCCCCCTCGGTGGAAGTCGTATTACTCAACCGGGAAAAAGTCATAGATACCGTATAAGGCGTATGCGACTGAGTTTCGGAATAGAAAGTCACTTCCCCCTTGGCAGACCGTTCATAACTTACCGTAACAGTCTTATTCGACTGTGCATAAACCAACAGAGGCAAGCCAAAAAGAAGAAGACAGAAATAGCGTTGTAGTTTCATAGTATCATGTTTTTAAAATTAATCGACTTGCCAGGTCAGCACAAAGTCCGGATGCAGGAGATATCGGATCTCAAATTTACGCTGCTCCGGCGTTCTGTACTCTTCAGCTGAGAAAGCTCCTTTTTCAGCAACCGTAAAAGGGAAAATACGGAGATGTTCACGGAAATCAACCTCCGCCGTATTCATACACTTGAACACCACTTCTTTGGCCGACCAATGGAGCAACAACGCCCAGGTATCCGTCCCCTGATATAAAGATAGAGGTTCATCAGCACGCATATACTTATGCGCCACCTTATGCACCCGTTCACCGTATTGCTCTATATCAATGCCCACTTCCTTACCGGCTTCACCGATAATCACCGATACATATCCACGCGTATGAGAAATACTGATAGATGCAGATTTATCTGCCAGATACGGCTTCCCGCTGGGATAGTAAGCAATTTCCTTTTCCTCTCCCAATAGAGTGAACAGCAACACACGAACCGACAGCCACTCCAAACGGCGATGTTCAGCAGAGAAACGCTGCAACCCTTCCAGGTATGTTTCCTGTTGCGGAAGCATATTCAGCAGTTCATCCAGCGTTTCGTCCATCTTCCAGACTCCCCACTTATAGGAAGGATACGTATGTTGTATGAAAAGAGGCATATTATTTTATAAATCAATCTTTCTTATCGGAATCCGACGGAGGAGTATTGATGGTGAACTTCACTTTAAGAATACGGCGGTTATCCATCTCCAAGACTTCAAACTCATAGTGGTCGTAAGTAACCTTTTCATGCAGGGCCGGAAACTCGCCTTTCAGCT
The nucleotide sequence above comes from Bacteroides intestinalis DSM 17393. Encoded proteins:
- a CDS encoding sensor histidine kinase, with translation MDTASKLNNTTHFLSFSRRLFLSVISLFLVFAGCFLAYQYQREKEYKVDLLDIQLQDYNERLHQELARIPDSLWNTTLERYLQKYIKQDLRITVVNVQGDVLYDSYENQKLGNHINRPEVQKALAEGKGYDVRRTSETTGVPYFYSATLYEGYIIRSALPYDLNLVRHLAADQHYIWFTLIVSLLLIFIFYKFTSKLGTAINQLREFAKRADKNEPVETDMQSAFPHNELGEISQHIIQIYKRLRETKEALYIEREKLITHLQTSHEGLGVFNKDKKEILVNNLFTQYSNLISDSNLQTTEEIFSISEFQKITDFINKAPKRPGKEEKRMSISINKNGRMFIVECIIFQDLSFEISINDITQEEEQIRLKRQLTQNIAHELKTPVSSIQGYLETIVNNENISREKMQTFIERCYAQSNRLSRLLRDISVLTRMDEAANMIDMEKVDISLLVGNIVNEVSLELEEKHITVVNSLKPKIQLRGNYSLLYSIFRNLMDNAIAYAGTDIRINISCFREDENFYYFSFADTGVGVSPEHLNRLFERFYRVDKGRSRKLGGTGLGLAIVKNSVIIHGGTISAKNNQGGGLEFVFTLAKEK
- a CDS encoding (4Fe-4S)-binding protein is translated as MNIKKEYTNGEVTIIWQPGLCQHAGICTKTLPNVYHPKEKPWITAENATTEELIAQIKKCPSGALSYRMNNEKEDK
- a CDS encoding GNAT family N-acetyltransferase, giving the protein MEADYKLIDNEERHQYEFHVDQYTPKIEYIKSTNGEIYLTHTEVPTQLGGKGIGSQLVEKALKDIEKQGLRLVPLCPFVAGYIHKHPEWKRIVMKGIHIQ
- a CDS encoding M23 family metallopeptidase, with translation MKLQRYFCLLLFGLPLLVYAQSNKTVTVSYERSAKGEVTFYSETQSHTPYTVSMTFSRLSNTTSTEGEIYDAVIHYGKTRLLTLRPSTENVPIGFSYRYTYRKGNNRLKADTNFVYLFPLAPGKVVRVNRMVSLEKFFGKEGEKRITGLGFSTTAGDTIFASRGGLVTEVVDNAASTSENTSFHATENYLEVFHKDGTFARYKLFQNGGIFVSPGEEVIPGQPLGIIGGENYKQGSHLRFSIYCPDQPDYSYVPDFCLSQEEVGKPEPRVMYKSWHPVAIVVREMSKKEKKKFLSKE
- a CDS encoding response regulator transcription factor codes for the protein MNDYRILVVDDEEDLCEILKFNLENEGYEVDTAHSAEEALKMDIGSYSLLLLDVMMGEISGFKMASLLKKDKKTAQVPIIFITAKDTENDTVTGFNLGADDYISKPFSLREVIARVKAVLRRTQQGEQERAPEQISYKTLVIDIVKKKVSIDGEEAPLTKKEFEILLLLLQSKGRVFSREDILARIWSDEVYVLDRTIDVNITRLRKKIGIYGKCIVTRLGYGYCFEAE
- a CDS encoding tryptophanase → MELPFAESWKIKMVEPIRKSTRQEREQWLKEAHYNVFQLKSEQVYIDLITDSGTGAMSDRQWAAMMLGDESYAGASSFFNLKEVITRLTGFEYVIPTHQGRAAENVLFSYLVHEGDIVPGNSHFDTTKGHIEGRKAIALDCTIDEAKNTQLEIPFKGNVDPVKLEKALQEHADRIPFIIVTITNNTAGGQPVSMQNLREVRALADKYHKPVLFDSARFAENAYFIKMREDGYSGKTIKEITKEMFELADGMTMSAKKDGIVNMGGFIATRKKDWYEGAKGFCVQYEGYLTYGGMNGRDMNALATGLDENTEFDNLETRIRQVEYLAKKLDEYGIPYQRPAGGHAIFVDATKVLTHVPKNEFPAQTLTVELYLEAGIRGCEIGYILADRDPVTRENRFTGLDLLRLAIPRRVYTDNHMNVIAVALKNVFDRRESITNGVRITWEAPLMRHFTVQLERT
- a CDS encoding 4'-phosphopantetheinyl transferase family protein encodes the protein MPLFIQHTYPSYKWGVWKMDETLDELLNMLPQQETYLEGLQRFSAEHRRLEWLSVRVLLFTLLGEEKEIAYYPSGKPYLADKSASISISHTRGYVSVIIGEAGKEVGIDIEQYGERVHKVAHKYMRADEPLSLYQGTDTWALLLHWSAKEVVFKCMNTAEVDFREHLRIFPFTVAEKGAFSAEEYRTPEQRKFEIRYLLHPDFVLTWQVD